A region from the Malus domestica chromosome 07, GDT2T_hap1 genome encodes:
- the LOC114825981 gene encoding non-specific phospholipase C3-like — protein MVSESSSSSPIKTVVVLVQENRSFDHMLGWMKSINPEINGVTGSESNPISTSDPNSTQIFFRDNSAYVDPDPGHSIQAVYEQVFGEPWTEASASKTLPPTMNGFAQNAETTQTGLAETVMNGFRPENVPVHRELVKEFAVCDRWFASVPAATQPNRQYIHSATSHGLTGNDKQKLIEGLPQKTIFQSLDEEGFSFGIYFQSFPSTLLYRNLRKLKYIDNFHQFDLQFKKHCKEGKLPNYVVVEQRFFDVLSVPANDDHPSHDVSEGQKFIKEVYEALRASPQWNEMLFIIIYDEHGGFYDHVPTPVTDVPSPDDVVGPEPYNFKFDRLGVRAPAILISPWIEPGTVLHGPSGPYPSSEFEHSSIPATVKKIFNLKEFLTKRDAWAGTFEGVLSRTSPRIDCPVTLPDPVKLREAASKDGTKISDFQEELIQLAAAINGDHRKDTYPDKLVEDITVSEALKYVEGAFKTFSDECEKARKTGTDESEIIVCATSPTLPTSKSFAQKIFSCLVCDN, from the exons aTGGTTTCAGAGTCAAGCAGCAGCAGCCCCATCAAAACGGTGGTCGTTTTGGTCCAAGAGAACCGCTCCTTCGACCACATGCTGGGATGGATGAAGTCCATAAACCCTGAAATCAACGGAGTCACTGGCTCCGAATCCAACCCCATTTCCACCTCGGACCCAAACTCCACCCAAATCTTCTTCCGCGACAACTCTGCTTACGTTGACCCGGACCCCGGCCACTCCATCCAAGCTGTGTACGAGCAAGTCTTCGGCGAGCCGTGGACTGAGGCCTCCGCTTCCAAAACCCTACCTCCTACCATGAACGGCTTCGCTCAAAACGCTGAAACAACACAAACCGGTTTAGCTGAGACCGTGATGAATGGTTTTAGGCCCGAAAACGTCCCCGTTCACAGGGAGCTGGTGAAGGAGTTTGCGGTATGTGACCGGTGGTTCGCGTCGGTGCCCGCTGCGACGCAGCCGAACCGGCAGTACATCCACTCTGCGACGTCGCATGGGTTGACGGGGAATGATAAACAGAAGCTAATTGAAGGGTTGCCTCAGAAGACAATATTTCAGTCGTTGGACGAGGAGGGCTTTTCTTTTGGGATTTACTTTCAGTCCTTTCCGTCCACTCTTTTGTACAG GAATCTAAGAAAATTGAAGTACATTGACAATTTCCATCAGTTTGATCTACAATTCAAGAAGCATTGTAAGGAGGGAAAGCTACCGAATTATGTGGTGGTAGAGCAAAGATTCTTTGATGTGTTATCAGTGCCTGCAAACGATGATCACCCATCCCATGACGTCTCTGAAGGCCAGAAGTTTATAAAAGAAGTGTACGAAGCTCTAAGAGCAAGTCCCCAGTGGAATGAAATGttgttcattataatatatgaCGAGCATGGAGGTTTCTATGATCATGTTCCAACACCTGTGACAGATGTTCCTAGTCCGGATGATGTCGTTGGTCCTGAGCCATACAACTTTAAATTCGATCGTCTTGGTGTTCGTGCTCCAGCCATCTTAATTTCTCCATGGATTGAACCTGGAACAG TGTTGCATGGGCCTTCAGGGCCATATCCTTCATCAGAGTTTGAGCACTCCTCAATTCCTGCAACtgttaagaaaattttcaatctGAAAGAGTTTCTGACTAAGCGTGACGCTTGGGCGGGAACCTTTGAGGGTGTCCTGAGTAGAACAAGCCCAAGAATTGATTGTCCAG TTACTTTGCCTGACCCGGTGAAACTACGCGAGGCTGCATCTAAAGATGGGACAAAAATTAGTGATTTTCAAGAAGAACTAATTCAATTGGCCGCTGCAATAAATGGAGACCACAGAAAGGATACATATCCTGACAAGCTGGTGGAGGACATAACTGTTTCAGAGGCTCTCAAATATGTGGAAGGAGCGTTTAAGACATTTTCAGATGAATGTGAGAAAGCCAGAAAAACTGGAACGGATGAATCTGAGATTATCGTCTGTGCAACATCACCTACACTACCAACATCCAAGTCGTTTGCTCAAAAgatattttcttgtttggtttgtGATAACTGA
- the LOC103438873 gene encoding non-specific phospholipase C3-like, with the protein MVSESSSGSAATPPPSSPIKTVVALVQENRSFDHMLGWMKSLNPEINGVTGSESNPISTSDANSTQVFFRDNSAYVDPDPGHSIQAIYEQVFGEPWTEASASKTLPPKMNGFAQNAEKTQTGLAETVMSGFKPENVAVYRELVKEFAVCDRWFASIPASTQPNRQYVHSATSHGLTSNDTQKLIEGMPQKTIFESLDEEGFSFGIYYQYPPATLLYRNLRKLKYIKNFHQFDLTFKKHCEEGKLPNYVVVEQRFFDLLSIPGNDDHPSHDVAEGQKFIKEVYEALRASPQWPEMLFVIIYDEHGGFYDHVPTPVTDVPSPDDIVGPEPYNFKFDRLGVRVPAILISPWIERGTVLHAPSGPYPSSQFEHSSISATVKKIFNLKEFLTKRDAWAGTFDVVLNRTSPRTDCPATLPDPMKLREAVSKDGAKISDFQEELVQLAAALNGDHRKDIYPHKLVENMTVSEAVKYCEEAFNKFLHECEKARESGTDESEIVVCATSPTPPSTKSFAQKIFSCLVCDH; encoded by the exons ATGGTTTCCGAGTCGAGCAGCGGCAGCGCTGCAACTCCTCCACCCAGCAGCCCCATCAAAACGGTGGTCGCTTTGGTCCAAGAGAACCGCTCCTTCGACCACATGCTGGGGTGGATGAAGTCCCTAAACCCCGAGATCAACGGGGTCACTGGCTCCGAATCGAACCCCATTTCCACCTCTGACGCCAACTCGACCCAAGTCTTCTTCCGCGACAACTCCGCCTACGTCGACCCTGACCCCGGCCACTCCATCCAAGCCATCTACGAGCAAGTCTTCGGCGAGCCGTGGACGGAGGCCTCCGCTTCCAAAACCCTACCTCCGAAAATGAACGGTTTCGCCCAAAACGCTGAGAAGACACAAACCGGTTTAGCTGAGACGGTGATGAGTGGTTTTAAGCCAGAAAACGTCGCAGTTTACAGGGAGCTAGTGAAGGAGTTTGCAGTGTGCGACCGGTGGTTTGCGTCCATTCCGGCTTCGACGCAGCCGAACCGGCAGTACGTGCACTCTGCGACGTCGCATGGGCTGACGAGCAACGATACGCAGAAGCTGATTGAAGGGATGCCTCAAAAGACTATATTTGAGTCGTTGGACGAAGAAGGCTTTTCTTTTGGAATTTACTATCAATACCCTCCTGCTACCCTTTTGTATAG AAACCTTAGAAAGTTGAAGTATATTAAAAATTTCCATCAGTTTGATCTAACATTCAAGAAGCACTGCGAGGAGGGAAAGTTACCAAACTATGTGGTGGTGgagcaaaggttctttgatttGCTATCAATACCTGGGAACGATGATCATCCATCTCACGACGTCGCTGAAGGCCAGAAGTTTATAAAAGAAGTGTATGAAGCACTAAGAGCAAGTCCCCAATGGCCTGAAATGCTGTTCGTTATAATATATGACGAGCATGGTGGTTTCTACGATCACGTTCCAACACCTGTTACAGATGTTCCTAGTCCGGATGATATCGTTGGTCCCGAGCCATACAACTTTAAATTTGATCGTCTTGGTGTTCGGGTTCCAGCCATTTTAATTTCTCCGTGGATTGAACGCGGAACAG TGTTGCATGCGCCTTCAGGGCCATATCCCTCGTCACAGTTCGAGCACTCCTCAATCTCAGCAACTGTTAAGAAGATTTTCAATCTGAAAGAGTTTCTGACAAAGCGTGATGCATGGGCGGGAACTTTTGACGTTGTCCTCAATAGAACAAGTCCAAGAACTGATTGTCCAG CTACTTTGCCTGATCCTATGAAACTACGAGAGGCTGTATCTAAAGACGGGGCAAAAATAAGTGATTTTCAAGAAGAATTAGTACAATTGGCCGCGGCATTAAATGGAGACCATAGAAAAGATATATATCCTCACAAACTGGTGGAGAACATGACTGTTTCAGAGGCTGTCAAATATTGTGAAGAAGCATTTAACAAATTCTTACATGAATGTGAGAAAGCCAGGGAGAGTGGAACAGATGAATCTGAGATTGTCGTCTGTGCAACCTCACCTACACCGCCCTCCACCAAGTCGTTTgctcaaaaaatattttcttgtttggtttgtGATCATTGA